The Microtus ochrogaster isolate Prairie Vole_2 chromosome 4, MicOch1.0, whole genome shotgun sequence nucleotide sequence cctgagtgcggggAATAGAGCCATGTGTCCCCACACCCCTTGTTCAAAGTCTTATCTTTGACCCAGTTTCCCCCTTCAGTCTCACTCTTCCTTACACTGCCCTTGGCGTGTGGCTATGCGAGCCTCAGCAATAACACCCCTCCAGGACCCAAAGTGAATGGTGATTATCATGGTACCCTATCATTCATTATAATGATAGCAATGCAGTCAGGAGCTTTTGAAGGGCTTGCTGTGGGTTTGGCTCTGTTACGGGGTCCAGGAACTTAATTATGTTACCGAGTTCTTATCTCTGTACAAGGGGGAAACAGCATAGGATGTGGGGGACCTTGGGCATGTCCAAGGTTACACAGAGTTAAAATCTGACCCCATGTCCAAAACCAGAAGGTCTACCTGTCTTCTCTCCTTTATTCTGCttcaattttgaattttctgtgaatgtgtgtgttggtgtgcccatgtgtgtaggGTGATGCACCTCAGGAGCCACCCACCAAGCTATCTGAGTCTTAGTCTCTCTCACCAATTAGACTAGTACAGTCAACAggttccagagatctgcctgtctaggGCACACTTGGCATTTTACACAGGTcctggggtggaactcaggtcctctaggttgtacagcaagcattttaccaactgaaatATCTCCCGGCCTTTGAATGTTCTTCAGGGCACCTGTCGCTGCCTGTCATTATATGTTAGCTGCATGTATGTTCTTAGGACCCGTCTCTTCATTTAGAACAGAAGCCACAATGGagcatagttttctttgtttgagcCATTGACCTAAAGGTGCTTTTAAAACCCCTTAGATACTAGGTTGATTACCCGCACGCATCCTGTGTGCCCCCCTGGATCCCTCTGAGGCCACCCACTTCCCTCCCgactctgccttcccaggactGGGGCTTACTCCGCAGTCGAGAAGGCTAGCGTGAAGTTGTGCCGGCGCTTTGCTGGGTCCAGCTCTGCATAGTCGAAGGCGTCTGGGAAAAACTTGTGGATGAGGGCGCAGAAGGCCATGCCGCTGCTCCAGCTGGAGGAGAAGTTCTGGATGTCCACGTGCTGAGATAGATGGACAGGGAACGAAAGACCTAAGCGACCCTGGGCCGGAGGGCCTGGGCTTTGCCTCTCCCATCCTTTGGAATCTGGACCCTCAGATTCTCCGCCACACATTTGTCCTGGGGAAAAGTGTCCCTGCCCCTTCTGTATCCCCAGCCCTTGCCCACCTCATAGTTTCTCGTCATGGCCCGGCACCACTCCAAAAGCATGTTCTTAACACCACCAATGGCTGCCCCGGCTGCCTTTGTGTTCCGGAACAGTGCAGTGGGGCCTGAGGCTGCCCTGTGAGGGGAAGAGCGGGATACCATAAACAGTCCTTTGTGGGGAATCTCAGGCTACAGGTGATGGTTTCTGCTGGTCCCCAGGCCTCCCTCTCTCCATTAGCCCCCATCCATAGATCCCAGGGAAAATCTCAGTCCACCCTGGCTCCTGGTTTGCATCCAGATCCCAGGGAAAATCTCAGTCCACCCTGGCTCCTGGTTTGCATCCTACCCGCCGAACTTGTCCACGATGGCCTTGCGATTCTGTGCGCGGGGTCCCCGGGGCCGAGTAGGGGCCGACACCCTGCGTTCTGgtgctctctccttcttttccacCGAGGGTGGGGGTTCCGTGGGGCTCTGGGGCACATCACTGGGCGAAGACTCACTACATGGAGAGGTCGCAGGAGCACAAACGGGGAGTAAATCAACACCACCGAGTCCAGAGCAGCtctggggggtgggtgggggttggAGGCTTGCTGGCTGATGGGGCAGAGGTCTCTGCTATGGACAGACCTGTGCTGAACTGGTACACACACTCATCCTGTGCCTAGCACTGGATGGGTCAAGAAGCAATGAGCAGACTCAGGCTAATTTGGGGGAGCTTGTGGTCTATCAAGCCCACATGGAACAGAACTAGAGTACGCCTGGGCTCTGATCTGAGTTTGGAGCCTTGCTTTGTTCTTAATTCCTGTGTGATCTTGGGACTGTCCCCTTACTTCTCTGAACCTCGGCTTTCccgtctgtaaaatggggacaagGAAGAGACTGGGTGCCGTGGGAGAACAAGCCTGGCTGTAGCACTTCCTGGACGTCAGGGGCTTTCTGCTCACACATCACTGGAGCTACAATAGCCCTGGGATGTCCTTACAACTGTCATGTTCCCTTCACAGATGAGAAGAGGCTTAGTGACACAGCCAAGGTCACATGATTGGTAAGTGGCAGAGCCCTCATCCAAACTCAGGCTTTCTGGTCATTCTTATAGCTAACACTGAGAGAGCTGAAGTCATGGGGCCTGAAGAGGCTTCAGCCATAGAACAGGAGGTAGACCAGATGTCTCCCATGCCTCTCACTCTTTGTTTCCTGGGATCTGTCTGGGATACAAGGCTGAGGGCCAGGAATTCTGGAATATCTGGAAATCAGGTTCTGGGGAGGCCCAGAGAGAAGTGGCAGCAGGAGATACGAGGGGTCAGAGTTCTGGGGCTTGGCATTACCTGGCCGAAGGACTGGTCTCTCCAGATGCTGTGGAATCTGGACCCAAGCCATCTGGAGGGACAGAACAgagcaggaggaagctgaggctctGTCATGGGCTCCCTGCAGCTCTTTCCTCAAGTCAGCCGTGTGGCATGCTGGGATCTCCCTTACCTGGGCTGAGGCTGGGTCCCTCGTCTGTGGGGCTCTCAGGCCACTCCTCGGGGGAGCTGGGAATCACCGCTGCTCTCTCTTCtgattctttctcctttccctgctcCTGCTCATCCATGGGACACCCCGGCTCCTGGGATGAACGGGATCTGTGTGGGCAGCTACCCAAGGCTTTCTAAGGACTTCAGAAAGATTTGGAAGGCAGTCTGAGCCACAGTTACCTTCCCCCAGTCCCACTCCCAGGGTCTTGGTACCTGCTGGAGGAAGACTGTGCTTTTCCGAGTTATTGTTTGGATAGAAAGCGGCCACATCCTCTACTGAGAGGTACTTGTGTCATGAGGGTGCTAACCTCACCAATAGACTATCACATTGGCAACAAGTTCATAATTGAATGAGTTATTACAGGAGGTAGGGACCTAGTGAGAGGATCTATCCACGAGGGGTGTGCTTTTGAAGGGCATATCTTTCAAGtgatgcatgtatgtttgtgatgtgtttgtgtatgtgtgtgtgaatgcatttatgtgtgtgagtatgggcacagacatgccacagtgtgtgtgtgtatgcatttgtgtgtgtgagtatggccacaggcatgccacagtgtgtgtgtgtgtgtgtgtaaatgagttTACGTGTGTGAATATGGGCACACACAAGCcacagtgtgtgcatgcacatgcgtgcatagATCAGAGGAGAACCTCAGGTGtaatcctttttttctcttctttgagacaagttctctttGTTCTTGGGCTGTGCATAAtaggattctcctgtctttgcctcccatcaGGCACCCTGGGATTTCAGATGTGTGCCCCTGTGCCTGGCTCGTCCATgcgttctgaggatttgaacccaggtgcTTCTTCTCGCTTAGCAGGAGTTTTTACCCaaggaaccatctccccagcaagGGGAATATCTTATGATTTGAGAtttcttctccctgtctcctgtTCCTTGACTGCCATGGGGAAAACAGTTTTTCTCTATCCTGGTGCCCTTTCTCCGTCTTTCTGCCTTAGCATAGACCTCAAAGCAATGAAGCcaggactgaaacctctgaaaccatgagccaaaataatccCCCCTCTTTAAATAGATTTGCTTGGGTGTTTTGTagtagtaacaacaacaacaacaacaccccaGATGAACAAGGGAATCAGGGAGGCTTTAATTCCAGGGGAGAGGAGACTCGAAACCCTCGTTCATCCCTGCTCACCTGCAGCTCCTTTGCAGGGGAGAGGAGACTTGAAACCCTCGTTCATCCCTGCTCACCTGCAGCTCCTTTGCAGGGGAGAGGAGACTTGAAACCCTCGTTCATCCCTGCTCACCTGCAGCTCCTTTGCGTCACTTCCGGTCTGTGTCCCATCAGCTGCCTCACGTTCAGCGTTGGCCTGGTCTTTTACATCAGCCTTCTGCTGAGATTCCGTCTCAGCCTTTTCAACGGTAGCCTCTGCCTCAACACCCTCCTTGGGTTCAGGCTTGACTTTATCATTCACATCCGATTTGTCCTTAGCGTCCAGATCGGCCTCATTTCCATCAGCTTTCTGCGCCTCCGAGGTCGGCGTggtctcctctttccctttaacCTCGCTGGGTTCCGGTGTTGTCTCTTCTTTCTTGCCAGCCTCTCCCTCAGAAGTCGTGGTGGTCTCTTCCTTCCCGCCCTCCTCCTCTGCAAGCTCAGCCTtggctccctccttcccactGGCCTCCTCCTGCGCGTCTGCCCTGAGCTCATTGGATCCGTTTCCATCCTCTGGGCGCCGCCCTGACACCGTACCCTCAGATGTGGCTTCACACTGCTGTCCTGCCTCACCTGGAGACCCTTCTTGCACACTTGTCCCAGCTGTGCCTTCAGCCACCTCCTCTGTAGTGTTTTCTGGCGGCCCAAGATTCCCAGCAGTTGGAGAGACAGTGGTCCTGTCCTCAGAGGGACTCCCTTCTGTCTGTTCCATGTCTAAAAAGGAAAGACATGAAGACTTGGTCACAGGCCGCCAGGCGTGAGATGCAGACCTTGCCCTCTGAGTGCGCTGGCTCAGGAGTCAGAAATCTGTTGTCCTGTTTCCCTTCCTAGTTGGGCATGATACCACATACCCATGCTCCCTGTGGTAACATAAAGCATACAGATCTTTTGCTAAAGTGGGGCCATATTGACTTGATATTGGATGGTTTTTATCCAATACCCTTCCTTAGGCtatggttttattattattattattattattttgaggcagggtctcatgtagcccaggttggtctcaaacttgcttttTAGTAGAGGATttccctgaactcctgatcccactgcctctgtctcctgagtgctggaactacaggctCACACCACTACACTtgaccattattattattattatcatcattattattgttgttattaatcatcaaacctagggcttcatgcatgcaagCCGTCACTTTACCACCAAATGAAGCGTCCAGGCTCACATACTGCCTTTTCAATGATTTTGCCTCGTTTTGATGAGCACAGTGAGGTGGTCACAATTTTTTGCCCTCGTTCCGGAATAAGGGAGGAACAATCGCTGCTCACCGCCTAGAGCCTAAAGCAGACCAGCCTATAGAACTGAACAACCCTGCTTCGCTTCCATGACATGGATTCTCAGTTACCTTCTATTTCTGGTGAGTGATATTGAGCTTCTATCTCCAGCAATGATCTGAAATGTCTTTTATAAATGCATTATTGGATTTAAAAATAACCTAATTCAAAACAAGACGGGCATCACGGACATTTGAGCAAAGCAAGTACAGACGTCAAATCACAGAGGTGCTGTAAAAACACTCGAGACTCACAGCCCCCGGGCAGGCTCGTTTCTGAACCTCCGTGGTTCTTGAGAAAGTCAATGAGAAGAGTTTGCTCTGGTGAGAGACTAGAATCACACCCTCCCTGGTCTGCAAAGCTGGCCTCCACCTGCTCTTGGGTATATGTGGAGAAGATGCTCCCTTAACTTGGAGATTCCTTTTTGAGTCTGTAtagttttggtgctggggataggGCCAATTCCTTTACTACCTGCTCTTGTCAGGGGGTCTGTTTACAAGGAAAACAGCTCCCAGATAGGGTTCAGGGCATGACTCAGACCATAAGAAAAGCGACGCTCCTGTCACTGGCTAAAAATACCGCCTGCTCTTGGCAGTACTTTCTTTCTCGGTGAGAGCACCTAGGACACCTTGGTAAACTGGGACAGAGCTCAGGCGGCATGAAGACAGCCACCCACCTCAGTCTTCTGTTCCTCCAGACAAAAGTCCTGGGGTCTCTGGGTTTGGTGCCCTCCACTTTCTAGGAAGCAGACGAAATTTGGTAAAGATACGAAGACCGCCCACCACCATAGCCCCTTGGTGGTGCAGCAGCTCCAGCCATATCTTCTAGCAAGAGGGGAAAGTGCCTGTGTCGCAGCATGCAAGGGTGATGGCCAGGAGGTTGTGGCATAGGGACCCCAGCATTCCTGTCACTCAGCTCATTCCCTCTGAATCCCAGCTTCAGGGCAGAGTTTCTAGATGATAGTCTGTGGAGGCGTGGCACAAACGAAAGGGATAGGCTCACTGGCAGAGTGCTTTCCTGAAACGTACAAAACCCTAAACTCAACCTCCAACATGGTATAAACTGGGTGTAGTGTACATGCCTATAAACCTAGCATCTGTGAGGCAGGAGGGGGAGGGTCAGTCTCAGTCCATGa carries:
- the Smtnl1 gene encoding smoothelin-like protein 1, with product MEQTEGSPSEDRTTVSPTAGNLGPPENTTEEVAEGTAGTSVQEGSPGEAGQQCEATSEGTVSGRRPEDGNGSNELRADAQEEASGKEGAKAELAEEEGGKEETTTTSEGEAGKKEETTPEPSEVKGKEETTPTSEAQKADGNEADLDAKDKSDVNDKVKPEPKEGVEAEATVEKAETESQQKADVKDQANAEREAADGTQTGSDAKELQEPGCPMDEQEQGKEKESEERAAVIPSSPEEWPESPTDEGPSLSPDGLGPDSTASGETSPSASESSPSDVPQSPTEPPPSVEKKERAPERRVSAPTRPRGPRAQNRKAIVDKFGGAASGPTALFRNTKAAGAAIGGVKNMLLEWCRAMTRNYEHVDIQNFSSSWSSGMAFCALIHKFFPDAFDYAELDPAKRRHNFTLAFSTAEKLADCAQLLEVDDMVRLAVPDSKCVYTYIQELYRSLVQKGLVKTKKK